The Arachis ipaensis cultivar K30076 chromosome B07, Araip1.1, whole genome shotgun sequence genomic interval CAATATATTCTTGGGTGGGCAACGCATAGATCATTTTTATGCAACACCTACGTGTGGACCAACGTCATCCGTCCCGTGCTATTCTCCTTCTTTCGTCCCAGGTGTGATTCATAGCGGATCCCATGGTGCCTCGACAAGTCTTGGTAGCGAGGCAATTGAGAGGTGGATTCTGGAGGTAACTGTTTGAAAGTAAGTCTTAGTTCTGTTGTAGGATATGGAATGTAGTTGCACAATAGCCTGTAAGCTACTTCATTAAGTTGTTCCATTAGTGACAAGCTtaattgttttcaatttttataatgCCTTGTTTTCAATAATGACACTTACTTATTAATTGCAGAATGTAATTGGTCTAGGGTCTTCGGTGGAAAAGAATGGTGCTCTTCGATGAATTTATTGTTGGTATCTACTACAAAGCGAAGGCGTTCTCTTGTGGCATCTGGTGGATTCTATGGTATGGCAGCTTCATAGTTCCATTGCAAAGATGTTATGTTCTTGCTTGCAAGGCTCCCAAATATTTTGCTTTTTTTTATCTCATGCACGTACCTTTGCCATGTTGCTGTTGCCTTGTTAGGCTGTTAAAGAATTAGTTGCGGAGGTTGCTTAGAAGATATGGACGTTGGTATGCGAGTAGAAGTCGTCTCCAATTAATGTATTCACTTGAATGAAACGGGAATGACATTATATTTGGATATTTGCTATTATTTTGTGTTGTGGCTAATGATTAATTGTATGGTGAGAATTTCAATCTTGTGGACTATAGATACAAGAACATGGCTGTATTATAACTATGGAGAGTTTAGATAATATGGAAATAAGGGTTCTGCGAGAGGTATGTCACATGTGCAGGTGGAACACGGGTGTATTATAATAGTGTGCTTTCTCTTCAGTCTCTAGTAAAAGTTTTCACCAACCAAATTATAGACATTTCAAATCCTTCTGCCAGAACAAGATAATGAGAGTGAACGCCTCTTTAAAATTAAATGTCTTGAAGTTGGGAATTATTATGTGATATTCACTAATATCTATACCCCCTGTAAGTTATTCTATAGCATTTTTTTCTTGTAACGATAATAAATAAAGAGACATGAACAAAGTAATATTACTGAAAACTTATAATAATAATAGATTTGAGTCACCTATATAATTTTTAAGAACAAGTTCATCTTCTTAGAATCAGAAATCTTCCCAAGGGTAGCACACACCTAATCTGGTGACCATTATTATATCCGCAAGTCCATAGCTACATAAAAAACACAAATCTGGTCCAATGTATTGAAAAGAAGACACAATAAATTTCTTACAAGAATACTATCATTTTCTTAGTAATCTTATTAAGATGCCACAAAACCTTGCTAAAAAAAAGGGTATAAATCTGCCTGCATATAGTCAACAAGAGTTTAAAAAGCTTGGTGCAACTGCACAAACTCTACCATCACAAAACTCAAGTAAATATAGAAAGAAGCTTGCTGCAAGTGCAGAAACCCTATCATCACAAAAATCATAAGCAGATAAGTACAACACCACCCAAAAAGAATAGTGCCGATAAGTATGGTCATATCTTATACAAGTTAACTAATTAAGAATATTGACAGTGTAAGtgtaatgatgatgataatagcATGTTCTTTGTTTGAGTACAAAATGCAGAACTTAGTGTCTATAGAAAAGCCTATGTGGAAGATCTTCTGACCCAATAAGATAATGGTGAAGGCCACAAAATAAGAAATGACACCAAACCCTGGAACCTATTGAGATGACCTTTCACCAAGTAAAACCGCGGTGAAAGTGTTAAAAAGGCCATTTAAAACATTAGTATAAGATGCTACTTGGTGAGTGTGATACAAACATGAATTATATGTAATTACAAAAAATTTACATGTATCTCACTATTAACACAACGGAAATTAAGGATCACACTTCATTTCATATTTAACCACCAAAAAACAAAATATGAGGCACCTCCTCAGAGGGTTGCTCCCATTGACTTCCAGCGCCAGTGAGACATTGCTTTTGCAACTAATGCCTTTGCATTTTCGTTGTGTTCTTTTAAAACCAAATCAATGGCAAGCCGCATCCGCGTTGCAACATTAACTGTCTGCAACACAGCAAGTAAATTATTTAAAAACAGATTTCATAAAAAAAGGATAAGTGTGTACATTATGCTTAGACTATTGTGGGAGCTAGGATAATTACCCGGACATCATAATCTTTCCAGAGTGCGCCCCGTATCATCCACTGCGAAACCCATACTCCGCAATCCATGCTACACCAGTATTGGGAATCGGTTAACTCAGCGATCAATTAAATAATTAcattaagacaaaaaaaaaaggaacgacGATTGTTTTAGTCTCTAGGACGAAGACTATGACATACTAGGGGGAAGTATACCTACTAAGTGAACAGAAGGGTAGGGTTAGCCAAATTAGAATTAAGTTTAAAGTACGTGATTCAATACATGAGTAGGgaaaattaataagaaaataGTATGCATACGATCCACGATCTTGTTGCGGGACATCAGCATCTTCGATGTCGTATGTTGAGAACCTTGGGCGCACCCCATCATTTGATGATAGCCATGCTTGGCCGAGGGTTATGGATTCAAGGTACAGTGCCTGCTCAGGAACCGTAGGTACAGAAATATAGAAGCTTGATTATGAGTGGCCAATCAGCTAACGAATTAATAACATGGATGAGTATAAGCAAAAAGACAGGCAACATCGAAGGTGTTCTCACCACTTTAGTCATCGCCGTTTGCCTGTCTTCGGTCTCTTCTGGATTAACTAGTGAATCTAAGTAAATTAGCTTACGTCTTACGTTGTCAATGATCATCAGGTACCAATGCCCGACAGTCCACATCGGCACATAAATCTGTTTGCAATAAGAAAACAGTATGTGTTACTACCATAATGAGTTATTGCGCTATCAACTACATGATACCGTATAGTGTAACCCCAATCGGAACACCATGAAGGAATTAATTATACCCGATGCACTTCGTCAACCTTCGATGGCATATGCTTTGCCTTGATCGTTGCAAGCGTACCCGTCGATAGAGATCGCATTTCCAGGGCGGCTTGCTAAGAAGAACAAAAGGAATGACAAAGCAACAATAAATTTTTAGCACAGCAAGCAGCAGCATGCATAACTGTGATGACAAGACTAGGATAATTTGACCAACTATGACACATTAATTTTCTCATACTTATACAGACCAAGGGGATTAGGCTTAATCAACAACCTACGTTAAAGTAAATTACCCGACAAATTATGAAGATTTTCTTCACAAATACTAATTGCTGTACACGCAGCGGAAAGATTGCAGTCCTAGTCAAAATTCTCAAGTGTTTGGGAAGTAGCAACATACCATAATTGTAGTCGGGAGGAACCACAAATAGCTCGGGCTGGTGTGGGAAAGCATTGTAACGACAACATCAAGGACCTGCAGGTAGGGACAGGGTTTTGGGTCAGTCCACACGCATAAAGTAGAGCAGCGGTGCTTTTGACCACAACCGACACATGATACACTTAGCATTTACTTTTTATGTGGGAATGCAAACCAAAATAAAAGAATCTTTATATGGGCTGGAACTGAATACTCACATCGTCGACGAGTTTTTCCTTTGGTACAAGCGTGAATGCTGCCTTCCTGTCAATGTGGAAAGGTCCAACATCAACCAGGATCTCACTGAAAAAATCAATGGCCAAGAATTACGGATAATGTTTCAGTGTAACTAGCATAGGGTTGACACGAACAAGTGCTCAGCAACTAGAGGAAATTAGGGGTTACGAATGAAATTTGGCTAACCTAGGTGGTAGGTCGTTGCTGAATACATAAGTCGCAGCCACTAGGTTTATCCCGGACAACCGCATCTCCTTAGTGGGTGAAAATGCTAGGTCCATTTGCTGCCACATGTCATAATAATGCCACATCAACATTAAGCGTAAGGTATCAACGAATGAACCGTAAATGAAATACCCACAACCACAACACGATCTACCTTTGAGATCCTATGTAGTTTCACCGGCATGACCTCAGGCATTTGTTTGTTTCCACGACTGCACCCCAATGGGAATCTGTTGTAACATCCATCATCATCAACGTTGCATTCCGTATCCCTCCGACCGTGTGGCGTGGCGAATTCATCATGGCCTACAGAATCCGTCGTGAGGTCCACCTGCATTTTAGTCATTCATTGGGGAATGAGTCAGATACAAGTCCATTCAGATTTAAGGAAGACATAGAAAAACTATTTTGCACACGGTAAAAAGTTTTAGCACACATTACCCAAATCACTATCACAAAAATCCACGTAAAGCTTGTAATAAACAGTGtcaaatattataataaattaaaacaTGGAGTCACGGTACCAAAAAAGGAGGGTTTAGCTATTACTAGTGTTCAATAAGATTGAAATCATGGTGCTTACAGCTAAGAAAGGCATACTAGGCTGAGCATATGTGTCGAGAGAAGAAGAGTGCTGCGTGGTTTTGTATGATAGTATCTACTGCACACTATTATCGTTACACCCACAGTCATTGTCACATACACAACAGgaaaacttttattttgagaTTAATTACtggttaatattttttttaatggaaaTTATAGCTAGTCATTCATTTTTCGAAGTGggctgaatttatttattttttagacTACTAATTGGACTTATAATAGTTGAAATTTTTTGGACGAAACTTTNNNNNNNNNNNNNNNNNNNNNNNNNNNTTAAATGGAAGCAGAGAGTGACTAGTGGTTGGCAGagaaatattttcaacaaaagaaAATCTATAATAAAAGCTTTAAAGTATTCAACTTCAAATACATTACCAGTTCGGGTTTTTTTGTTCTGTCTTGTGTCTTTAGACCTCGTCTCGGCTACCTTGTTTTCTTCTTTGCCCTTGTGCTCCTGAACGGCATGTGATCCATGCTGAACTCTGTCTTCGTCGGTGGTATGTATGTAGGGTCATCTGCACCATCCATGCTACATGTGGGGGTTCCTGTGACCCATTTCTTACCCTTATATTTGTCTGAATGCTGCTCTTTGAGACTTTTCTTTCCACTGCACAAACAGCCGGAGGACACCTTTCTGAGACCCTTCGAAGTTAAACCCTGATTATTTTGGCAGATAAGGCTACGGATAGTTCGTTGTATATCTGCCAGCATCTCATTCTGCCGATTAAAAGCGTCAGTCAGGTGTCTTACGTCGGACTGCAAACTCGAGACGGTTGTAACTACACTCTTCGTGATATGGCTGCACTCCTGGAGCCATGACTCAAAATGTATAAACAACTTGAATAGGTTGGAAAGTGGTATGAGCAACACGCACAATGTTGTGTAAGAGCCAAACGTTTATTATATAGAAAAGTCGGGTTACGTGTTACCTGGCTACAAGCCACAATAGATGACCGGCTGCTGGCTGTATATGCATCATCCCGCTCGCTAGCCATCGCTGCTGACCTGAAGTATACAACCGACTACTTGAGTAAAGCAAATAACCTCAGAGTCACAGCGACAGATCCAGGAATCAAAGAGTAGAGTggccaaaaattaaaattttgtatatTCAACTATAGTGTCATATATTTTACACTAGAAAAACTCAAAATtagttatttatttcaaaaaattaacaaGTCCTTGTCAAATACAATAATTATCTCCGTGTTTATAATTATTCTTACTGTTTAAAATGTAACAACATATAAAATTAGCTACTTTTATGTATTATGTTAACAAATTTATTTTGTTAAGCATCTTTGTAAAaacaaattatatttttatgcTTGATTTTAGTATAATGTATCGCATGAATTGAGAGTAACTAATTGCactatttattttgttatatgGATTTAAAATTTACTAAAGCATTTTGATATAATAACATGgacaaaaattatgaaaaaaataaggaaaaaaaaactaaatatattTAGAGAATAAACGACGTTATTACAAATAATATTGGACTACTTTTTATATGATTGTAGAGGTTAAGATGaggtaaaaaaaaaggaaaaattaaaaaagagttccaaaccaaataaaaaatacagattaCATGTAGAGAAATAAACTAATTTAAGACAGCTAACATAGGCTTCAAACTTGAAATTTGCATGTGCATAAAAGGTCTCTTAAATATATGAAACAATTTTGAATTATCCATTACATAAGCAGTGTTCACGACTATAGATAAACCTAAGACTATCTATTTCATGACTGAATGGTTAACATTGTTTGACATTCTACTAAGCTTTCTAAGTCTGTTATTTCTAGCCCTCATCGTTACATTGGGTATTGGTGCTCTTAATGTACTCAGTGGcttattctttattttcaaatattttaataatgaaaAACAAATGACATTAGTTTATGGGAGGCACGAAAATTTTTCACCGACCACAACATAAGGGTATTAGTATTCTACAAGGTTGTAGTAACGTTTGATTAGACAACAAATCACTGcctaaaaaaaaaacaagttggaaatttttcttttcttaattcatCATGTCATATCCAGTTCAAAGTGGGTACACCGAGGGTCCCATGGGGCAAATAACTTGTTACTATTGTTAAATAGTCTTATAAAGTGTTCATTTACCACCGTTTGCGCGGAGGTGTCTCTCATCTTGCACATGACCACGTCGCGTTTCCAGAAGATTCAACTGGGGTTGCTCGCTTCACTCCACTATGACTTTTGTTGCTCGTGTTCTTTGTGCCCGAAAAATGAGTCCTCGTTGACTTCCTGCAATGTGGATGacattggagtacaaattaaagAATAGAAACTACTTGCTATTCATGAGTAGCCGAAACATGTATTCAAATCAAACATTGTTTACGATTGAAATAGTCATAGATATTTAATGTACACTACAAAATGTAGTAAGAAGTCTTTAATTAAATTAtgtagtttttatttaattatttactatcCCCATTAGCCGTGAGAATTATTCTTTCGTGGGGCATATTGACACAATACCATACCTATTGCGCTAAGGCTACAATTGAAGCATCagttaaaatcatccttaaaatATATATGGGTTACGGTAACTATGcttgcttagtttgagtgatcaTGGTTGTACTCATTGCTGAAGCAAGAATTTGTAAATCCAAGTAATTTATACGTAATTCTAACTCAAAGTTATAGACTTCCATTGCAATAAGAAAGATAAGCTTAAAATCTAGACTCACAATGAAGTAAATAATATGTAACTATGGATTAATAATTAATACAAGCAGAAGAAGTTAGATTTTTGTAATaaattttatcaatttagaaaacttccattcaaataatatttttttcaactGTTATATATAGATAAGAGGACATCAACATAAGCCACTACTGATAAAGTATGTTGCACAATGTAATATCTTGTATTAGTATCCCAAAAAATAAAACttattatattttaagtttgtcgttttatatttctttattgaTCTAAACTTTTACAAGNNNNNNNNNNNNNNNNNNNNNNNNNNNNNNNNNNNNNNNNNNNNNNNNNNNNNNNNNNNNNNNNNNNNNNNNNNNNNNNNNNNNNNNNNNNNNNNNNNNNNNNNNNNNNNNNNNNNNNNNNNNNNNNNNNNNNNNNNNNNNNNNNNNNNNNNNNNNNNNNNNNNNNNNNNNNNNNNNNNNNNNNNNNNNNNNNNNNNNNNNNNNNNNNNNNNNNNNNNNNNNNNNNNNNNNNNNNNNNNNNNNNNNNNNNNNNNNNNNNNNNNNNNNNNNNNNNNNNNNNNNNNNNNNNNNNNNNNNNNNNNNNNNNNNNNNNNNNNNNNNNNNNNNNNNcaaaatatatatatatatatatatatatgatatttttagtttttttttttctgaattatAGCCTCGTTGTTGTAATAATTTATTTCCATGGTTAAAAATTTATGATGACGTAAAGAATAACAAAAAttacaacatttaacttgaataTAAGATATTTAACTTGAATATAAAAAATCTTACCCTGACCCAAGTCATTACATTGGGTTGTTTAGGGCCATAGCTTATGACAGGTTTTGTTTCATAGCTTAACGAATTAGATTCTCGTTTGGTTTATTGTTACTTTGTGGCCCATTTTTGTAGGCCCAAGGTACTTTTGTTGGTAACGGGTAGGAAGGACCCATCCAAACCATGAACTATGCAGCTTGTTCTGCCGCTGTTAGGGTTTACAATGCTGCACCCATGACTCAAGCGTCGGTGGGTTACTAACACCGAGACGGAGCGATGCGATG includes:
- the LOC110264319 gene encoding uncharacterized protein LOC110264319, producing MLMWHYYDMWQQMDLAFSPTKEMRLSGINLVAATYVFSNDLPPSEILVDVGPFHIDRKAAFTLVPKEKLVDDVLDVVVTMLSHTSPSYLWFLPTTIMQAALEMRSLSTGTLATIKAKHMPSKVDEVHRIYVPMWTVGHWYLMIIDNVRRKLIYLDSLVNPEETEDRQTAMTKVALYLESITLGQAWLSSNDGVRPRFSTYDIEDADVPQQDRGSYAYYFLINFPYSCIESRTLNLILIWLTLPFCSLSRYTSP